The following coding sequences are from one Triticum dicoccoides isolate Atlit2015 ecotype Zavitan chromosome 4A, WEW_v2.0, whole genome shotgun sequence window:
- the LOC119286568 gene encoding uncharacterized protein LOC119286568 — protein MAAITTTTASSSFLHRRISSSPPTTTIPLPRSHLVPFHARNRCHYRLTCRATDVSGAEPSAPPETGGGNSWLPVVPLAALPRGERRVIVQDGEEILLLWYKDEVFAIENRSPAEGAYTEGLLNAKLTQDGCIVCPSTDSTFDLRTGEIKEWYPKNPVLRALTPVLRKLFVYPAKTDGENIYISIRGAASSGGSAEILFSGKAQPGSTASDVNIEEVRMVVDEGVGGFGFTAYNELVNGKAAIIGFLLLIDFELLTGKGLLKGTGLLDFIYAISSAFSS, from the exons ATGGCGGCCATTACCACCAcaaccgcgtcctcctccttcctccaccgCCGTATCTCCTCGTCACCACCAACAACCACCATCCCGCTCCCGCGTAGCCACCTGGTTCCCTTCCACGCGCGCAACCGGTGCCACTACAGGCTCACCTGCCGCGCCACCGATGTGTCCGGGGCCGAGCCCTCGGCGCCACCAGAGACCGGTGGGGGCAACAGCTGGTTACCGGTGGTGCCGCTGGCGGCGCTCCCGCGGGGAGAGCGCCGTGTGATCGTACAGGACGGCGAGGAGATCCTGCTTCTCTGGTACAAGGATGAGGTCTTCGCCATCGAGAACCGCTCCCCGGCGGAGGGCGCGTACACCGAGGGCCTCCTCAACGCCAAGCTCACGCAG GATGGCTGCATTGTTTGCCCATCAACAGATAGTACCTTTGATCTTCGCACTGGGGAAATAAAAGAGTGGTATCCGAAAAACCCTGTTTTAAGGGCTCTGACACCTGTATTGAGAAAACTAttcgtgtaccctgcaaaaacggATGGAGAAAATATATACATCAGCATTAGGGGCGCTGCTAGCTCTGGTGGATCAGCTGAGATTCTGTTCAGCGGGAAAGCTCAACCAGGGAGTACTGCATCTGATGTCAACATCGAAGAG GTTAGAATGGTGGTCGATGAAGGTGTAGGAGGTTTTGGTTTCACTGCTTACAATGAACTGGTCAACGGAAAAGCTGCCATAATTGGCTTTCTATTGTTGATAGATTTTGAACTTTTAACTGGTAAAGGCCTTCTAAAGGGGACTGGTTTGTTGGACTTCATCTATGCAATTTCAAGTGCTTTCAGCTCGTAA